In a genomic window of Flavobacterium sp. KACC 22761:
- a CDS encoding cupin-like domain-containing protein has protein sequence MSFNLRSVDTVESISKEDFKKNYLDKRKPLIIKGLTKDWPAREKWSTEYFKQIAGDIEVKLVDNSKADPSKVINASIASMKFGEYLDLIKREPTQLRIFFFNLFKHRPELIDDVKIPKELMGGFIESMPAMFFGGSKAITFLHYDIDLPHLFHTHFGGRKHIILFDNKWKKRLYCLPNTTYALEDYDVANPDFEKFPALKGVEGYEVFLEHGDTLFMPTGMWHWMRYIDGSFSLTLRAWDQSMSRKMASVWSLFMHGAVDSAIKVVFRERYAIWREKLAFKIAEKELKKDLRKAG, from the coding sequence ATGAGCTTTAACCTTAGATCTGTTGATACTGTTGAGTCAATTTCCAAAGAAGATTTTAAAAAGAATTATTTGGATAAAAGAAAGCCTTTAATCATTAAAGGACTCACAAAAGATTGGCCAGCCCGAGAAAAGTGGTCAACTGAATATTTTAAGCAAATTGCTGGAGATATAGAGGTTAAACTCGTCGATAATTCAAAGGCAGATCCTTCAAAAGTGATTAATGCTTCGATCGCTAGTATGAAATTTGGCGAATACTTGGATTTGATAAAAAGAGAGCCAACTCAATTGCGTATCTTTTTCTTCAATTTGTTCAAACACAGGCCCGAATTAATTGACGATGTAAAAATTCCGAAAGAATTAATGGGCGGTTTTATAGAAAGCATGCCAGCCATGTTTTTTGGAGGCTCAAAGGCAATTACTTTTTTGCATTATGACATTGATTTGCCGCATCTTTTCCATACTCATTTTGGAGGAAGAAAACATATTATATTATTTGATAATAAATGGAAAAAAAGATTGTATTGTCTTCCAAATACAACTTATGCTTTAGAAGATTATGATGTAGCCAATCCCGATTTTGAAAAATTTCCCGCTTTAAAAGGTGTTGAAGGATATGAGGTTTTCTTAGAACATGGAGACACTTTATTCATGCCAACAGGAATGTGGCACTGGATGCGTTATATAGACGGTTCTTTTTCGCTAACACTTCGCGCATGGGATCAATCGATGTCTAGAAAAATGGCCAGCGTTTGGAGTTTGTTCATGCACGGCGCAGTCGATAGTGCCATAAAAGTGGTTTTCAGGGAACGCTATGCAATATGGCGCGAAAAATTAGCTTTTAAGATTGCTGAAAAAGAATTAAAGAAGGATTTGAGAAAGGCGGGCTAA
- the accD gene encoding acetyl-CoA carboxylase, carboxyltransferase subunit beta: MAWFKRQEKGITTATEDKMDVPKGLWYKSPTGKIIDADELARNLFVSPEDDFHVRIGSATYFEILFDNNEFVELDKNMTSKDPLHFVDTKKYAERLKDVMEKTHLKDAVRTGVGKSKGRELVICCMDFAFIGGSMGAVVGEKIARGIDHAIKNKLPFVMISKSGGARMMEAAYSLMQLAKTSVKLAQLAEAKLPYISLCTDPTTGGTTASYAMLGDINISEPGALIGFAGPRVVRDTTGKDLPEGFQTAEFLLEHGFLDFITPRKELKDKINLYIDLIQNNDIR, from the coding sequence ATGGCTTGGTTTAAAAGACAAGAAAAAGGGATTACGACCGCTACAGAAGACAAGATGGACGTTCCGAAAGGATTGTGGTACAAATCTCCTACTGGAAAAATTATTGATGCTGACGAATTAGCGAGAAATTTATTCGTTAGCCCTGAAGATGATTTTCACGTTCGAATTGGAAGCGCAACCTATTTTGAAATTTTATTCGACAACAACGAATTTGTTGAGTTAGATAAAAACATGACATCAAAAGATCCCCTGCATTTTGTGGATACAAAAAAATATGCAGAAAGATTGAAAGATGTAATGGAAAAAACGCATCTTAAAGACGCTGTACGTACGGGAGTAGGAAAATCTAAAGGAAGAGAACTTGTAATTTGCTGTATGGATTTCGCTTTTATCGGTGGATCTATGGGGGCAGTTGTAGGTGAAAAAATCGCAAGAGGTATTGATCACGCTATTAAAAACAAATTGCCTTTTGTAATGATTTCTAAATCTGGTGGAGCTCGTATGATGGAAGCTGCTTATTCGTTAATGCAATTAGCAAAAACTTCTGTAAAGCTAGCTCAATTAGCTGAAGCTAAATTACCTTATATCTCTCTTTGTACAGATCCAACAACTGGAGGAACAACTGCATCTTATGCTATGTTAGGAGACATCAACATCTCTGAGCCAGGCGCTTTGATTGGTTTTGCTGGTCCACGTGTTGTACGTGACACTACAGGAAAAGATTTGCCAGAAGGTTTCCAAACTGCTGAGTTCTTATTAGAACACGGTTTCTTAGACTTTATCACGCCTAGAAAAGAATTGAAAGATAAGATCAACTTATACATCGATTTGATTCAAAACAATGATATTCGATAG
- a CDS encoding dihydrofolate reductase: protein MIIMIAAVAENNALGKNNDLVWHLPNDFKRFKSLTTNHYIIMGRKTFESFPKPLPNRTHVIITRQTDYQPEGCIVVDSIEKAIAVCPENEDSYIIGGGEIYNLAMPYADIIEITKVHHTFDADTFFPKINENDWMLVESEENFKDDKHLYDYTYETYIRK, encoded by the coding sequence ATGATTATAATGATAGCGGCTGTAGCCGAAAATAATGCTCTAGGAAAAAATAATGATTTAGTATGGCATTTGCCAAATGATTTTAAAAGATTCAAATCTCTAACGACAAATCATTATATCATTATGGGAAGAAAGACTTTTGAAAGCTTTCCAAAACCTTTACCAAATAGAACTCATGTTATCATAACACGTCAAACCGATTATCAGCCTGAAGGTTGCATTGTGGTTGACAGTATTGAAAAAGCAATTGCAGTTTGTCCTGAAAATGAAGATTCATACATCATTGGCGGAGGTGAAATTTACAATCTTGCAATGCCTTATGCTGATATAATTGAAATAACCAAAGTACATCACACTTTTGATGCAGATACTTTTTTTCCAAAAATCAATGAAAACGATTGGATGCTGGTAGAATCAGAAGAAAATTTTAAAGATGACAAACATCTTTATGACTATACTTACGAAACCTATATCCGTAAATAA
- the fbaA gene encoding class II fructose-bisphosphate aldolase has translation MAHNIKPGVATGDQVQEIFNYAKEKGFALPAVNVTGSSTINGVLETAAKLNAPVIIQFSNGGAQFNAGKGLSNAGEKAAIAGGIAGAKHIHTLAEAYGATVILHTDHCAKKLLPWIDGLLDASEKHFAETGKPLFSSHMIDLSEEPIEENIEICKEYLARMSKMGMTLEIELGITGGEEDGVDNSDVDSSKLYTQPEEVAYAYEELSKVSPKFTIAAAFGNVHGVYKPGNVKLTPKILKNSQDFVQNKFNTGHNPVDFVFHGGSGSTLEEIREGISYGVIKMNIDTDLQFAYTEGIRDYMVKNLDYLKSQIGNPEGADAPNKKYYDPRRWVRESEVTFNARLEQAFADLNNVNTL, from the coding sequence ATGGCACACAATATCAAACCAGGAGTTGCTACAGGAGACCAAGTTCAGGAGATTTTTAACTATGCAAAAGAAAAAGGATTTGCACTTCCTGCAGTAAACGTTACTGGATCAAGCACAATCAACGGTGTACTTGAAACTGCAGCAAAACTAAACGCACCAGTTATTATTCAATTTTCTAACGGAGGAGCTCAATTCAACGCTGGAAAAGGATTATCTAACGCAGGTGAAAAAGCGGCAATCGCTGGAGGAATCGCTGGAGCAAAACATATTCACACTTTAGCTGAAGCTTACGGTGCAACTGTAATTTTACACACTGACCACTGCGCAAAAAAATTATTGCCTTGGATTGATGGTTTATTAGATGCTTCTGAAAAACATTTCGCAGAAACAGGAAAACCATTATTCAGTTCTCACATGATCGATTTGTCTGAGGAGCCAATCGAAGAAAACATCGAGATCTGTAAAGAATATTTAGCTAGAATGAGCAAAATGGGTATGACATTAGAAATCGAGCTTGGTATTACAGGTGGTGAGGAAGATGGTGTTGACAACTCTGATGTTGATAGCTCAAAATTATACACGCAGCCAGAAGAAGTAGCTTATGCTTACGAAGAATTATCTAAAGTAAGTCCTAAATTTACTATCGCTGCTGCTTTTGGAAACGTTCACGGTGTTTACAAACCAGGAAACGTAAAATTAACTCCAAAAATCTTAAAAAATTCTCAAGATTTCGTACAAAACAAATTCAACACAGGGCATAATCCAGTTGATTTCGTTTTCCACGGTGGTTCAGGTTCTACACTTGAAGAAATCAGAGAAGGAATTAGCTACGGAGTTATCAAAATGAACATCGATACAGATTTACAATTTGCATACACTGAAGGAATTCGTGATTATATGGTTAAAAACCTTGACTATTTAAAATCTCAAATTGGTAACCCAGAAGGTGCTGATGCTCCTAACAAAAAATATTACGATCCAAGAAGATGGGTTCGTGAAAGCGAAGTAACATTCAACGCAAGACTTGAACAAGCTTTTGCTGATTTAAATAACGTAAACACGCTTTAA
- a CDS encoding RNA methyltransferase, whose product MVSKNQIKLISGLHQKKQRFANQLFFAEGVKVIQELLQSNFELEHLYTTQNDFEAVQSSKRTLINEQELKKISALSTPNTCLAVFKIPAENKIIESGLILALDDIRDPGNLGTIMRLCDWFGIKQIICSKETVDIYNPKVVQATMGSITRVNVSYVDLKSFIAQTKLPVFGTFMDGENIYKSNLPENGIIIMGNEANGISAEIEKMVTSRLTIPRFGELQKTESLNVATATAIILSEFKRNS is encoded by the coding sequence ATGGTTAGTAAAAACCAAATAAAACTTATCTCAGGCTTACATCAAAAAAAACAGCGTTTTGCAAATCAATTATTTTTTGCCGAAGGAGTAAAAGTAATTCAAGAATTGTTGCAATCCAACTTTGAATTAGAGCATTTATACACCACGCAAAATGATTTTGAAGCGGTTCAATCTTCAAAACGCACTCTTATTAATGAACAGGAGTTAAAGAAAATAAGTGCTTTATCAACTCCAAATACTTGTTTGGCTGTATTCAAAATCCCTGCCGAAAATAAAATAATCGAATCAGGATTGATTTTGGCTTTAGACGACATTCGTGATCCTGGAAATTTAGGAACGATTATGCGTCTTTGCGACTGGTTTGGCATCAAACAAATCATTTGCTCTAAAGAAACTGTAGATATTTATAACCCAAAAGTGGTTCAGGCTACAATGGGATCTATAACCAGAGTAAATGTAAGTTATGTTGATTTGAAAAGCTTTATCGCTCAAACAAAACTGCCAGTTTTTGGAACTTTTATGGATGGCGAAAACATTTATAAATCAAATTTGCCGGAAAATGGAATCATTATTATGGGTAATGAAGCCAATGGTATTTCGGCAGAAATTGAAAAAATGGTCACCAGCCGACTCACAATTCCACGATTTGGAGAGCTGCAAAAAACCGAAAGTTTAAATGTAGCTACTGCAACAGCAATTATTCTCAGTGAGTTTAAACGAAATAGTTAG
- a CDS encoding ABC transporter permease, whose product MFLYLRLLKESFSFAINALRNNKLRTLLSLLGVTIGIFSIIAVLAAVDSLDRKISKDLSSLDKNTIYLMKYCFGPSEIPQWKREQFPNVKYDEYIGLKNSLNNTDQVGYQLFVAKETLKYDSKTVADVNIIPSSFEMVDIDGLSFDKGRFYNESESNSGTPVIVLGYDIAEGLFEASDPIGKNIRLYGQRFTVIGVMAKQGAGFFGDSNDTSVYLPANFLRRMYGDSDSMTPVIVLKPVKGVDMEAYKAEVAQKLRAIRGMKAGEMDNFFVNVLSGFTDFIDGILGTLRTAGIFISIFSFLVGGFGVANIMFVSVKERTNLIGIQKSLGAKNKFILFQFLFEAVMLCLIGGVIGLLIVWLLSLLLTNLLEFEFVLSFWNIFIGAGLSIFVGIISGILPAVSAANLDPVEAIRTGM is encoded by the coding sequence ATGTTTCTTTACCTCCGATTATTAAAAGAAAGTTTCAGCTTTGCCATAAATGCGTTGCGAAATAATAAATTAAGAACTTTATTGTCTCTGCTGGGCGTTACAATTGGTATTTTTTCGATTATTGCTGTTCTCGCTGCCGTCGATTCTTTAGACCGAAAAATTTCTAAGGATTTGAGTAGCTTAGATAAAAATACGATTTATTTAATGAAATATTGCTTTGGGCCATCTGAAATTCCACAATGGAAAAGGGAGCAGTTTCCAAATGTAAAATATGATGAATATATTGGGTTGAAAAATTCGTTGAATAATACTGATCAAGTAGGTTACCAGCTTTTTGTTGCGAAAGAAACTTTAAAATATGATTCCAAAACAGTTGCCGATGTGAATATTATTCCTTCATCATTTGAAATGGTCGATATTGACGGACTGAGTTTTGATAAAGGACGATTTTACAACGAATCTGAATCAAATTCTGGAACTCCAGTTATTGTTCTAGGTTATGATATTGCCGAAGGGCTTTTTGAAGCAAGTGATCCAATTGGAAAAAATATTCGTTTGTACGGGCAACGTTTTACGGTTATTGGTGTAATGGCGAAGCAAGGAGCAGGATTTTTTGGCGATAGTAATGATACATCGGTTTATTTGCCGGCCAATTTCCTTCGCCGAATGTATGGAGATAGTGATTCGATGACACCTGTAATTGTTTTGAAACCCGTAAAAGGAGTTGATATGGAAGCCTATAAAGCTGAAGTTGCTCAAAAACTTCGTGCCATTCGTGGTATGAAAGCGGGTGAAATGGATAATTTCTTCGTAAATGTGCTTTCTGGTTTCACTGATTTTATTGATGGAATATTAGGGACTTTAAGAACGGCCGGAATTTTCATTAGTATTTTCTCTTTCTTGGTTGGAGGTTTTGGAGTAGCCAATATTATGTTTGTTTCTGTAAAAGAGCGAACAAATTTGATTGGTATCCAAAAATCGTTAGGAGCCAAAAATAAATTCATCTTATTTCAGTTTTTATTTGAAGCCGTAATGCTTTGTTTGATTGGAGGTGTAATAGGTTTGTTGATTGTCTGGTTGCTTTCTCTTCTTCTGACCAATTTATTGGAATTTGAATTCGTTTTGAGTTTCTGGAACATCTTTATTGGTGCAGGGCTTTCCATTTTTGTTGGGATAATTTCAGGGATTTTGCCGGCAGTTTCAGCGGCAAATCTAGATCCTGTAGAAGCAATTAGAACCGGAATGTAA
- a CDS encoding 2TM domain-containing protein, with amino-acid sequence MEKEVHEQYEYARRRLRQKKILYFHFVLFLIGSLFLFVANRFFGFGAGTNQNWCIWGITIWLFLFILHFIKVYITDRFMNKKWEREQIDRLVALQQKRISQLESKINADTEK; translated from the coding sequence ATGGAAAAAGAAGTACACGAACAGTATGAATATGCCAGAAGAAGACTCAGACAAAAGAAAATCCTATATTTCCATTTTGTACTTTTTCTAATCGGGAGCTTATTTTTATTTGTTGCCAATAGATTTTTTGGTTTTGGAGCTGGAACAAATCAAAATTGGTGCATCTGGGGAATTACGATCTGGCTCTTTTTGTTTATTTTACACTTTATAAAGGTCTATATTACAGACCGATTCATGAATAAAAAATGGGAAAGAGAACAAATTGACCGACTTGTTGCACTGCAGCAAAAAAGAATCAGCCAATTAGAATCCAAAATAAATGCGGATACTGAGAAATAA
- a CDS encoding BamA/TamA family outer membrane protein gives MKNNSTKITAFILIATLICACNAVKRVPDGKNLLVKNNILVNGKSSNDEIATNQMYQKPNGKLLGFKLRLNLYNLANLNPDSTYQAKFDNHPGRYERWSKLLSAKQVDRLGQSFVNKGLNDFLKNTGEAPVIIDTAKTRKSLLRLKYYYLNNGFFKVQTDYTIDTVGIKRAKINYNITTGPAYTLDSIRTTILTPALDSLYHASREPSLLKSGNQYKTTDFEEEKNRITTYFRNNGAYYFQPTYVTFDIDTIGKKNKADVNLIINNNSIQEKDSSRTEPFKLYKISSVNIYTDYSPANAKSKINDSISYNNFNLYGYKKIKYKPRAITDAVFITKGSIFSDTRTTLSSRYLNNLKIFNYPSIQYEVDKRDSTAQSLIANVYLTPRKKYSFGATLDVTHSNIQDFGIGASISETIRNVFNRAETLEISARMNIGSSKDMANPNNNFFNVSEYGLDMKLNFPRILLPFGTEKIIPKRMIPSTSISSGFSKQRNIGLDKENFTGGIAYNWSPKRHNTAKLELLNAQYVRNLNPNNYFNVYTSSYDELNGIGKDYNINDANWGTTPEEQARKNLTIPQGTTGFTDDVLNNRTALQPGDPQYRDVESIEERRVRLTENDFILATSYTFTKTTKKDLADNTFYQFKTKVESAGTLLSAISNIASLPKNTNGNYEIFNLEYSEYIKTEFDYIKHWDFGKENVVAVRSFFGIAIPFGNSDYIPFSRSYYSGGSNDNRAWQPYSLGPGSTDAKDDFNEANMKIALSAEYRFKILGDVKGAIFADAGNIWNVLDNVIDEKARFNNVNDLAEIALGTGFGLRYDLSFFVVRLDLGFKTYNPAHEKGDRWFKEYNFGHSVLNFGINYPF, from the coding sequence TTGAAAAATAATTCCACAAAAATAACAGCATTTATTCTAATAGCAACACTTATTTGTGCTTGTAATGCCGTAAAAAGAGTTCCAGATGGAAAAAACCTTCTTGTAAAAAATAATATTCTTGTAAACGGAAAATCATCAAATGATGAAATTGCCACGAATCAAATGTACCAAAAACCAAACGGAAAACTGTTAGGTTTTAAGCTGCGTTTGAATTTATACAATTTGGCCAACTTAAATCCTGACTCTACTTATCAAGCAAAATTCGACAATCATCCTGGCAGATATGAGCGTTGGTCAAAATTATTATCGGCCAAACAAGTCGATCGTCTTGGCCAATCTTTTGTAAACAAAGGCCTAAATGATTTCTTAAAAAATACTGGCGAAGCTCCTGTAATTATTGATACGGCCAAAACAAGAAAATCGTTGCTTCGTTTAAAATATTACTATTTAAATAATGGTTTTTTCAAGGTACAAACAGATTATACTATTGACACTGTTGGAATCAAAAGAGCTAAAATAAATTACAACATCACAACGGGGCCGGCCTATACATTAGACTCTATCAGAACTACCATTTTGACTCCTGCATTAGATTCTCTTTATCATGCAAGCAGAGAGCCTTCGCTTTTAAAATCTGGAAACCAATACAAAACCACTGATTTTGAAGAAGAAAAGAACCGTATTACCACGTATTTCAGAAACAATGGCGCTTATTATTTTCAACCAACTTACGTGACATTTGACATTGATACCATTGGCAAAAAAAATAAAGCTGACGTAAATTTAATCATCAACAACAACAGCATCCAAGAAAAAGATTCAAGCAGAACAGAACCTTTTAAATTATACAAAATCAGTTCTGTGAATATCTACACGGATTATTCGCCTGCTAATGCGAAATCAAAAATCAATGACAGCATTTCATACAACAACTTTAATTTGTATGGTTACAAAAAAATCAAATACAAACCGCGAGCTATTACTGACGCCGTTTTTATTACAAAAGGAAGTATTTTCTCTGACACGAGAACAACGCTTTCTTCTCGATATTTGAACAATTTAAAAATTTTCAATTATCCTTCCATACAATATGAAGTCGACAAAAGAGACTCGACCGCACAGTCTTTAATTGCCAACGTTTATTTGACACCAAGAAAAAAATACAGTTTTGGAGCAACGCTTGATGTGACACACTCTAATATTCAAGATTTTGGTATTGGAGCAAGTATTTCTGAAACGATTCGAAACGTATTTAACCGTGCCGAAACACTAGAAATTTCAGCAAGAATGAATATTGGCTCATCAAAAGATATGGCGAATCCAAACAATAATTTTTTCAATGTTTCAGAATATGGACTTGATATGAAATTAAATTTTCCAAGGATTTTGCTACCTTTTGGAACCGAAAAAATTATTCCTAAAAGAATGATTCCTTCTACATCTATATCAAGCGGTTTTTCGAAACAGAGAAACATTGGTTTGGACAAAGAAAACTTTACAGGAGGAATTGCCTACAATTGGTCTCCAAAACGCCATAACACAGCAAAATTAGAATTGCTGAATGCACAATATGTTCGAAACTTAAACCCGAACAATTATTTTAATGTTTATACCTCTTCATATGACGAATTAAACGGCATAGGTAAAGATTATAATATAAACGATGCAAACTGGGGAACCACACCAGAAGAACAAGCTAGAAAAAACCTAACTATACCTCAAGGAACCACAGGATTCACTGATGATGTATTGAACAACAGAACTGCATTACAACCTGGAGATCCTCAATATAGAGATGTAGAAAGTATTGAAGAACGAAGAGTTCGTTTGACCGAAAACGACTTTATTTTAGCCACAAGTTATACCTTCACTAAAACAACTAAAAAAGATCTAGCAGACAATACTTTTTATCAGTTTAAAACAAAAGTAGAATCGGCAGGGACTTTATTGTCGGCCATTTCAAACATTGCGAGTCTGCCAAAAAACACTAATGGCAATTATGAAATATTTAATCTAGAATATTCTGAATACATCAAAACCGAATTTGATTATATCAAACACTGGGATTTTGGAAAAGAAAATGTAGTTGCAGTAAGAAGTTTCTTTGGAATTGCAATTCCTTTTGGCAACTCCGACTACATTCCGTTTTCACGAAGCTATTATTCAGGAGGTTCAAATGACAACCGCGCATGGCAACCTTACTCATTAGGTCCGGGAAGCACAGATGCGAAGGATGATTTTAACGAAGCGAATATGAAGATTGCATTGAGTGCCGAATATCGTTTTAAAATTCTAGGAGATGTTAAAGGAGCCATTTTTGCAGATGCCGGAAATATCTGGAATGTGCTCGATAATGTTATTGATGAAAAGGCAAGATTCAACAACGTAAACGATTTAGCTGAAATTGCTTTAGGTACAGGATTTGGTTTACGATACGATTTAAGCTTTTTTGTTGTTCGTTTAGATTTAGGCTTCAAGACTTATAATCCGGCGCACGAGAAGGGAGACAGATGGTTTAAGGAATACAATTTTGGACACTCTGTTTTAAATTTTGGAATAAATTATCCTTTCTAA
- a CDS encoding isoamylase early set domain-containing protein, whose protein sequence is MSLKKQFIKTKPVCKVTFSIEAKDANSAAVVGDFNNWNPEEGTLSKLKNGTFKATYDLVKDAIYEFKYLIDGVYVNEPEADSYKWNDFAGSENSVLTV, encoded by the coding sequence ATGTCTTTAAAGAAACAATTTATCAAAACAAAACCAGTGTGTAAGGTTACCTTTTCTATAGAAGCAAAAGATGCAAATTCGGCAGCTGTAGTTGGAGATTTTAATAATTGGAATCCGGAAGAAGGAACTTTGAGCAAGTTAAAAAACGGAACTTTTAAAGCGACTTACGACTTAGTAAAAGATGCCATTTACGAGTTTAAGTATTTAATTGATGGAGTTTATGTTAACGAGCCTGAGGCAGATTCTTATAAATGGAATGATTTTGCTGGAAGCGAAAATAGTGTCCTGACAGTATAA
- the ubiE gene encoding bifunctional demethylmenaquinone methyltransferase/2-methoxy-6-polyprenyl-1,4-benzoquinol methylase UbiE has product MSEKITPYKDSSLGKKEQVAQMFDNISGNYDNLNRVISFGIDVKWRKKVLKLVADTKPKIILDIATGTGDLAILMAQTKAEKIIGLDISAGMLEVGKKKVAEKNLSNTIDLVLGDSENIPFEDNYFDAITVGFGVRNFENLEKGFAEILRVLKPNGIFVILETSVPDKTPYKQGYKFYSKNILPIIGKLFSKDNSAYGYLSESAAVFPYGEALNNILRKIGFIDVVAMPQTFGVATIYSASKK; this is encoded by the coding sequence ATGTCTGAAAAAATAACACCATATAAAGACTCTTCTTTAGGAAAGAAAGAACAAGTAGCCCAAATGTTTGACAACATATCTGGGAACTATGATAATTTGAACCGTGTCATCTCGTTTGGGATTGATGTGAAATGGCGTAAAAAAGTATTAAAATTAGTTGCTGACACAAAGCCAAAAATCATTCTTGACATTGCTACCGGAACAGGTGATCTTGCAATTTTAATGGCACAAACCAAAGCCGAGAAAATAATCGGTTTGGATATTTCGGCGGGAATGCTTGAAGTTGGCAAAAAGAAAGTAGCCGAAAAAAATCTTTCAAATACTATTGATTTGGTTTTGGGAGATTCTGAAAACATTCCTTTTGAAGACAATTATTTTGATGCTATAACTGTTGGTTTCGGTGTTCGAAACTTTGAAAATTTAGAAAAAGGATTTGCCGAAATTTTAAGAGTCCTAAAACCAAATGGTATATTTGTAATTCTTGAAACTTCTGTTCCAGATAAAACGCCTTATAAACAAGGATACAAATTTTATAGCAAAAACATACTCCCAATAATTGGGAAATTATTTTCTAAAGATAATTCTGCTTATGGTTATTTATCAGAATCTGCTGCTGTTTTTCCTTACGGAGAAGCATTAAACAATATTTTGAGAAAAATTGGGTTTATAGATGTTGTGGCTATGCCTCAAACCTTTGGAGTTGCAACCATTTATTCTGCTTCTAAAAAATAG
- a CDS encoding porin family protein: MKKTVILILLVLSTKGYSQFAKSMFSKDPIINLENWQKQRLYFGYYLGFNSFDFKFDYKNVVNQDIQVKKTTGFNVGVVADLRLQEYINLRFEPGLYYTKRDLYYPNFPSQNDYLREVNSTYIHFPLLLKFSSLRTGNIRPYLVGGMSTTLNLSSNSKSQDDNSQQKFRVKPWTAAYEMGVGIDFFTEYFIFSPSIRGMFGITDELVRDNDPYSPWTGNIDSMKSRAILINFTFH, from the coding sequence ATGAAAAAAACAGTAATCTTAATTTTATTAGTCTTATCGACAAAAGGATATTCGCAATTTGCTAAAAGCATGTTTAGCAAAGATCCAATCATTAACCTTGAAAATTGGCAAAAACAGCGCCTTTACTTTGGTTACTATTTAGGATTCAATAGTTTTGACTTTAAATTTGACTATAAAAATGTTGTGAACCAAGATATTCAGGTAAAAAAAACTACCGGATTCAATGTTGGTGTTGTTGCCGATTTAAGATTACAGGAATATATAAACCTGCGTTTTGAACCAGGTTTATACTATACAAAACGTGATTTATATTATCCAAATTTCCCTTCTCAAAATGACTATTTGAGAGAAGTGAACAGTACTTATATCCATTTTCCTTTATTGCTGAAATTCTCTTCTTTGCGTACAGGAAATATCCGCCCTTACCTAGTTGGCGGAATGTCGACAACGCTGAATTTATCGAGCAATTCAAAATCTCAAGATGATAATTCGCAGCAAAAATTCAGAGTAAAACCTTGGACGGCGGCTTATGAAATGGGTGTTGGAATTGATTTCTTTACAGAATATTTCATTTTTTCACCTTCAATCAGAGGAATGTTTGGCATCACTGACGAATTAGTTAGAGATAATGACCCATACAGCCCTTGGACAGGAAATATAGATTCTATGAAATCTAGAGCAATTTTAATAAATTTTACTTTTCACTAA